A DNA window from Argiope bruennichi chromosome X2, qqArgBrue1.1, whole genome shotgun sequence contains the following coding sequences:
- the LOC129959663 gene encoding uncharacterized protein LOC129959663 — protein MPLKEDPKCLGKSKEFALKKLILWRRLIKDPNYLSLYRDFLREYLELGHMSEIQDEEEEATYFIPHLGVYPPDRQSTMLIVVFNASYPTSNGNSLNFLQYNGGIVQGDLFSIMVRIHKYVYAFTADIKKMYRMILIHPSQRKLQRILWKENEKEPVKTFELNAVTYGTVSAPVLATRTLKQIAIEEGENYPLAASVIEDDFYMDDVLIGSDNLVTAKELQRQLIDF, from the coding sequence ATGCCCTTAAAGGAAGATCCTAAGTGTTTAGGAAAATCTAAAGAGTTTGCactgaaaaaattaatcttgTGGCGACGTCTAATTAAGGATCCAAATTATTTGTCCCTATACAGAGATTTTTTACGTGAATATTTAGAGTTAGGGCACATGTCAGAAATTCAGGATGAGGAGGAAGAAGCAACTTATTTTATTCCTCATTTAGGAGTTTATCCACCTGACAGGCAGTCAACAATGCTCATAGTTGTTTTTAATGCAAGTTATCCAACTTCAAACGGAAATTCCCtaaatttcttacaatataaCGGAGGGATAGTGCAAGGCGATTTATTTTCCATCATGGTTAGGATTCATAAATATGTCTATGCCTTCACAGCCGACATAAAGAAAATGTACCGAATGATCTTGATTCATCCAAGCCAGAGAAAGTTACAGCGCATTCTATGGAAAGAAAATGAGAAGGAACCAGTCAAAACTTTCGAACTAAATGCTGTGACGTATGGAACGGTGAGTGCACCAGTTTTAGCAACTCGCACGTTGAAACAAATAGCGATTGAAGAGGGAGAAAATTATCCTTTAGCTGCATCCGTCATTGAAGATGACTTTTATATGGATGACGTGTTAATCGGTTCTGATAATTTAGTTACCGCCAAAGAACTTCAAAGGCAGTTAATTGATTTCTAG
- the LOC129959664 gene encoding uncharacterized protein LOC129959664 has product MKFEICILTGGAEVIEIHGFADASEAAYGAVIYCKCIKYGHASIKLIASKSRVSPLKRVTIPRWELCASVLLAKIVKKVIHALKLPISRTYLWSDSMIVLSWIRKEPFLLKTFVANRVTQIQDLTCIEDWRYVLSNDNPADLISRGLDPDKLHHCKLWLKGPSFLRSSEYPNTDTLIRVIADEFSKEFKSSSDSNCL; this is encoded by the coding sequence atgaaatttgaaatatgtatacTTACTGGGGGAGCTGAAGTGATAGAAATCCATGGGTTCGCTGACGCATCAGAAGCCGCTTATGGTGCAGTTATCTACTGTAAGTGTATTAAATATGGCCATGCATCAATTAAATTGATTGCCAGTAAATCGAGAGTGTCTCCATTAAAAAGAGTTACCATCCCAAGATGGGAACTTTGCGCTTCAGTGCTTCTAGCAAAGATAGTGAAAAAGGTGATACATGCTCTCAAATTACCAATATCCCGCACCTATCTATGGAGTGACAGCATGATTGTTCTTTCATGGATTCGCAAAGAACCATTTCTTCTTAAGACATTTGTTGCCAATCGGGTAACCCAAATTCAGGACCTCACTTGCATTGAAGATTGGAGATATGTCCTTTCTAATGACAATCCTGCTGACCTCATCTCCAGAGGACTCGATCCTGATAAACTTCATCATTGCAAACTGTGGTTAAAAGGACCGTCATTTTTGCGTAGCAGTGAATACCCAAATACAGACACCTTAATCAGAGTTATTGCAGATGAGTTTTCGAAAGAGTTTAAATCATCTAGTGACTCTAATTGTTTATAA